Proteins encoded within one genomic window of Actinoplanes octamycinicus:
- a CDS encoding phage tail sheath family protein: MTGPSPSTPGVHREDRTVAAVAGPVTGVPVFLGYAVQGPIGTPQPVDLWDQFVSVYGAGRPGFLGAAVRGFFGAGGTRCHVLALAPDRAPEDALSDGLAVLTAYENADLICVPDVVRDREGGLPPAPEQVRTMQRAVLDHCVQTGDRFAILDPLPGVGRDALLAQAAGLSGRAEAGGALYHPWVRVAGGALVPPCGHLAGVYAATDAQSGVHHAPANVVLAGVTDLAAQVTDAEQAVLNPAGVNCLRAFPGRGIRVWGARTLSTDPLWRYVSVRRLWLSVARRLDHTMRGLAFEPNAPPLWARIVRELTAVFHELFRQGALAGRTAEQGFYVKCDAETNTFDVRARGMAVAEVGFAPCGLHEFVVVRIVSDGATIAFTASAGDG, from the coding sequence GTGACCGGCCCGAGCCCGTCCACTCCCGGCGTGCACCGGGAGGACCGCACGGTGGCCGCGGTCGCCGGTCCGGTCACCGGCGTGCCGGTTTTTCTGGGGTACGCGGTGCAGGGCCCGATCGGCACGCCGCAGCCGGTGGACCTCTGGGATCAGTTCGTCTCGGTGTACGGCGCGGGCCGGCCGGGCTTCCTGGGGGCGGCGGTCCGCGGCTTCTTCGGCGCCGGCGGCACCCGCTGTCACGTGCTCGCGCTGGCGCCGGATCGCGCCCCGGAGGACGCTCTCTCGGACGGTTTGGCGGTGCTCACGGCGTACGAGAACGCGGATCTGATCTGTGTACCGGACGTGGTGCGCGACCGCGAAGGCGGCCTGCCGCCGGCGCCCGAGCAGGTGCGGACAATGCAGCGGGCGGTGCTCGACCACTGCGTGCAGACCGGTGACCGGTTCGCGATCCTGGACCCGCTGCCCGGCGTCGGCCGCGACGCGCTGCTCGCGCAAGCGGCCGGACTGAGCGGACGTGCAGAGGCCGGCGGGGCCCTGTACCACCCGTGGGTGCGCGTCGCCGGCGGCGCGCTGGTGCCGCCGTGCGGACATCTGGCCGGGGTGTATGCGGCCACCGACGCACAGTCCGGTGTGCATCACGCGCCGGCCAACGTGGTGCTCGCCGGCGTCACCGATCTGGCCGCTCAGGTCACCGACGCCGAGCAGGCGGTGCTCAATCCGGCAGGGGTGAACTGCCTGCGCGCGTTCCCGGGACGCGGCATCCGGGTGTGGGGCGCGCGCACCCTGTCCACCGATCCGCTCTGGCGTTACGTGAGCGTCCGGCGGCTCTGGCTGAGCGTCGCCCGGCGACTCGACCACACCATGCGCGGGCTCGCCTTCGAACCGAACGCGCCACCGCTGTGGGCGCGCATCGTGCGCGAGCTGACCGCCGTCTTCCACGAGCTGTTCCGGCAGGGCGCGCTCGCCGGCCGGACCGCCGAGCAGGGTTTCTACGTCAAATGCGACGCCGAGACCAACACCTTTGACGTACGCGCGCGGGGTATGGCGGTGGCCGAGGTCGGTTTCGCGCCGTGCGGCCTGCACGAGTTCGTCGTCGTTCGCATCGTCAGCGATGGCGCG